In a single window of the Acidobacteriota bacterium genome:
- a CDS encoding DUF935 family protein, with protein MTTAENIELFAEILASDKLGAYQNFNRFMSTAFNSDDPSATWEQIKFNPWIAMAVYWDMEEKDAAVFSALDTRKNNVLSKNRNLIPATDSRRDRRVADFVEESLKHYFRDLESFLFEALDAIGKGVSIGEIIFADGSDRIYIETVKFKPQHLFSFGETDIAGFSTASIAYPQTGPLQLRSGVNIPDMPIGGPLPEDKFFVFSFRPRYGNRWGDPVDRKAFWPSWIKRSSIRQWLRYQEKGTGVVHAKYPSSAGPKEQQDALSAAAALHDETAVATPDKFEIEVHEMVRNIGSSHKELVDDFCNAEISRIYLGQTLTSRGSDGGGSRALGEVHERVSDTIAESDCKALMQAVNEEIIRPLVRLNFGPGVPLPKWTIEYEPKEDLDGKAKRYAVIRTNIGLDLSKQQIREDLQIDEPRDDDDRLAAAAADETPTGGDPLKLSMTDFAEGKKKKYLPGSGTRSSSRTDRFGRLRPSMIRFSDE; from the coding sequence ATGACGACAGCAGAAAACATCGAACTATTTGCCGAGATACTCGCGAGCGACAAGCTTGGCGCGTACCAGAATTTCAACCGGTTCATGTCCACGGCGTTCAATTCTGACGATCCGTCGGCGACTTGGGAGCAGATCAAGTTCAACCCGTGGATCGCTATGGCCGTATATTGGGACATGGAGGAAAAAGATGCGGCCGTTTTCTCGGCTTTGGACACTCGGAAGAATAACGTCCTCTCGAAAAATCGAAACCTCATTCCTGCGACCGATAGCCGCCGCGATCGTCGGGTTGCAGACTTTGTTGAAGAGTCGTTGAAACACTATTTTCGCGATCTTGAGAGCTTTCTGTTCGAGGCTCTCGACGCGATCGGAAAGGGCGTCTCCATCGGCGAGATCATCTTTGCCGACGGTTCCGATCGCATTTATATCGAGACCGTCAAGTTCAAACCGCAGCACCTGTTCTCATTCGGCGAGACCGACATCGCTGGTTTTTCGACGGCGTCGATCGCCTATCCGCAAACGGGCCCACTCCAGTTAAGGTCGGGAGTGAACATTCCCGATATGCCTATCGGAGGACCGTTGCCGGAGGACAAGTTCTTCGTCTTTTCATTTCGGCCTCGGTACGGCAATCGTTGGGGTGATCCCGTCGATCGTAAAGCGTTTTGGCCGTCGTGGATCAAACGTAGCTCGATCCGCCAATGGCTCCGATATCAGGAAAAGGGCACCGGCGTCGTCCATGCCAAATATCCGTCATCTGCCGGTCCGAAAGAGCAGCAGGACGCACTCTCGGCGGCAGCTGCATTGCACGACGAAACAGCGGTCGCGACGCCCGACAAATTTGAGATCGAGGTGCACGAAATGGTCCGCAACATCGGCTCTTCGCACAAGGAACTCGTTGACGATTTCTGCAATGCCGAGATCTCGCGGATCTATCTCGGTCAGACCCTCACCAGTCGCGGTAGCGACGGCGGCGGCTCGCGGGCATTGGGTGAGGTTCATGAACGTGTCAGCGACACGATCGCCGAGAGCGATTGCAAGGCTCTGATGCAGGCTGTCAATGAAGAGATCATTCGGCCTCTCGTCCGGCTCAATTTTGGCCCCGGCGTTCCGCTGCCAAAGTGGACGATCGAATACGAGCCAAAAGAAGATCTCGACGGCAAGGCAAAACGGTACGCGGTGATCCGCACCAATATCGGCCTCGACCTGTCGAAACAGCAGATACGCGAGGACCTTCAAATCGACGAGCCGCGAGACGACGACGACCGTCTCGCTGCGGCCGCAGCGGATGAAACACCGACCGGCGGCGATCCGTTAAAACTGTCTATGACCGACTTTGCGGAGGGGAAAAAAAAAAAGTACCTACCTGGCTCCGGCACGCGGTCGAGCTCGAGGACGGATCGCTTCGGCAGATTGCGGCCGTCTATGATCAGATTTTCCGACGAGTGA
- a CDS encoding minor capsid protein: MILAVEASPYQVPDFANVVSTEFQLFDNLLSRSIFASYLLGLDAARDDIIATLGRNPTGRAGASFAEGDNEPERRRGARSVTWLPYGKDQSGATIDSDDSPISIDMRFDVPPEEAIDYFRRKRSVSPEEFYKLDAEARTGAFTVSRVYRDDMIEGFRTEILNALENGIPERETVKRLRSILDGGPHAILSNRRLETIVRTNMMVAYGVGRRAAMDATVDLLPIWEYSAVGDDRTRASHRALDGVTYPADHPFWNQYYPPWDFGCRCTVIPMPSYRKNYDHAKPNGIDAVEYDDTGLPSKSVVDGETVSLRPGKFRGIPRRSSLAVAIASGVSGEMERPLEFRSSTTLEKFAKDQFSVSNRSIIKEEVDAIRQYGSDAYSHLNRHLRGLGPEPGRRKLSTKEIDSLISNLDSAISKGRVTRPVKLYRGMGVDKGQQMWKTGDMIQEAGFASTSPLRNIAERFAGYAKDKGLRPFILEFVIPKGTNAVYVENFLATREFEFLLARGYSFEIISTRIVKGVTYAKARLAGKLGAD, encoded by the coding sequence GTGATCCTCGCCGTCGAGGCGTCTCCTTACCAAGTTCCCGACTTCGCGAATGTGGTCTCAACGGAGTTTCAGCTCTTTGACAATCTGCTTTCAAGATCGATCTTTGCATCCTACCTGCTCGGCCTCGACGCCGCTCGCGACGACATAATTGCGACACTCGGCAGAAACCCAACCGGTAGGGCGGGTGCCTCATTCGCCGAGGGCGACAACGAACCTGAACGCCGTCGCGGAGCTCGATCTGTTACATGGCTGCCATACGGAAAGGATCAGTCCGGAGCCACGATCGATTCCGACGATTCGCCGATCTCCATCGATATGCGATTCGACGTCCCGCCCGAGGAAGCGATCGACTATTTTCGACGTAAACGAAGCGTCTCGCCGGAAGAGTTTTATAAGCTCGACGCCGAGGCTCGTACCGGAGCCTTCACCGTCTCGCGTGTCTATCGCGACGACATGATCGAGGGTTTCCGCACCGAGATCCTAAACGCACTCGAAAATGGCATTCCCGAACGCGAGACCGTCAAACGCCTCCGCTCGATCCTCGACGGCGGCCCGCACGCGATCCTGTCCAACCGTCGTCTGGAGACGATCGTTCGCACAAATATGATGGTCGCCTACGGCGTTGGTCGTCGAGCTGCTATGGATGCGACAGTCGATCTATTGCCGATCTGGGAATACTCTGCGGTCGGCGATGACCGCACGCGTGCCAGTCACAGAGCACTCGACGGCGTCACCTATCCGGCCGATCACCCGTTCTGGAACCAGTACTATCCGCCGTGGGATTTCGGCTGCCGCTGCACCGTCATCCCGATGCCTTCGTATCGCAAAAATTACGACCACGCAAAACCCAACGGCATCGACGCCGTCGAATACGACGACACTGGCCTGCCGTCAAAGAGTGTCGTGGACGGCGAAACTGTCTCCCTCCGCCCTGGCAAATTCCGCGGCATCCCCCGACGTTCGTCTCTTGCCGTCGCCATCGCCTCCGGGGTGAGCGGGGAAATGGAAAGGCCTTTAGAATTTCGCAGCTCGACGACCCTAGAGAAATTCGCAAAAGATCAGTTCTCTGTCTCCAACCGCTCAATCATCAAGGAAGAGGTCGATGCCATCCGTCAGTACGGCAGCGATGCCTATTCGCACCTTAACAGACACCTTCGCGGTTTAGGCCCGGAACCTGGCCGCAGAAAATTATCGACGAAAGAGATCGATTCTTTGATCAGCAATCTCGATTCTGCGATTTCTAAAGGCAGAGTAACCAGACCCGTTAAACTCTACCGCGGTATGGGTGTCGATAAAGGGCAGCAAATGTGGAAGACCGGAGATATGATCCAAGAAGCAGGCTTTGCCTCAACATCTCCCTTGCGGAATATCGCAGAACGATTCGCCGGGTATGCCAAAGATAAAGGATTGCGCCCCTTTATTCTGGAATTCGTTATCCCCAAAGGCACCAATGCCGTTTACGTTGAGAACTTTCTCGCGACCCGTGAGTTCGAGTTTTTACTTGCACGTGGCTATTCTTTTGAGATAATCTCTACTCGGATAGTGAAAGGAGTCACTTATGCCAAAGCAAGACTCGCAGGGAAACTGGGTGCTGACTGA